Proteins encoded within one genomic window of Fragaria vesca subsp. vesca linkage group LG1, FraVesHawaii_1.0, whole genome shotgun sequence:
- the LOC101298460 gene encoding protein Hikeshi-like has product MFGVVFPNRSFPMDITSFSQIDTFHWVLDMNTFVGEAYDQVREMCIFLLNGFQLPPDKALAVYIQSPGSAFFFCGAVTVARPSAVLALPWPEPGDQLQLTADAAQLSAKIGVSVEDLATLPSLDVTAEKRIERLAMKVGENLFNFMQSFCGVDGSKLVVPMDILDRWFKKFQERAKRDPEYLKGFVL; this is encoded by the exons ATGTTCGGGGTTGTTTTCCCCAACCGTAGCTTCCCAATGGACATCACCTCCTTCTCCCAGATCGACACTTTCCATTGGGTCCTCGACATGAACACCTTCGTAG GTGAGGCGTACGATCAGGTTCGTGAAATGTGCATATTCCTATTAAACGGCTTCCAGCTGCCGCCGGACAAAGCCCTTGCCGTTTACATCCAGTCTCCCGGCTCCGCCTTCTTCTTCTGCGGCGCCGTCACCGTCGCTCGCCCCTCGGCGGTGCTCGCCCTCCCATGGCCGGAGCCCGGCGACCAGCTCCAGCTCACCGCCGACGCGGCACAGCTCTCCGCCAAGATCGGGGTCTCCGTCGAGGACCTGGCCACGCTGCCGTCGCTGGACGTCACCGCCGAGAAACGAATTGAGCGTCTGGCGATGAAGGTTGGGGAGAATCTGTTCAATTTTATGCAGTCGTTTTGTGGCGTCGATGGCTCCAAGCTGGTGGTGCCCATGGATATATTGGATCGGTGGTTCAAGAAGTTCCAGGAGAGGGCAAAGCGAGACCCCGAGTACTTGAAGGGCTTCGTTTTGTAA
- the LOC101302211 gene encoding uncharacterized protein LOC101302211: MPKAGYTVHPQKKTKVFQLFGNVKYPHGYAGNIARCIKMGENKISGLKTHDCHVLLQRLLPVVIRPYLQSDVVDTLVALSNFFQRICAKELKKSDVRSLQEDIVYIMCKLEMIFPPTFFDIMIHLPEQVLLTGPVQYTWCYPNESAYLNDEDTVGESSGVGSSRQFNLSVVSNDVEPYGRLSNSERISNDEIKEAHWCVLQHCEEAERYFKSHLERQYGNEVIHKRDFPDYFPIWMMQIQQEFPASYDLELHLLAGGPPKPQKRDEGHVTQNNGVMVEGLGYNYYGVLISVIKLIYGNRMPVVLFKCKWFNTDSTRQRSTILDRGMLSVDSNSVWYENEQFILATMTQQVFYLDDPAMGEGWKVVQVMSHRNIWSVATLGGEDDESGPSEPITTDQPNEPYQEDSPHVVPDTEDIRVNN; this comes from the exons ATGCCGAAAGCAGGCTACACAGTTCATCCTCAAAAGAAGACAAAAGTGTTTCAGTTGTTTGGAAACGTTAAGTATCCTCACGGGTATGCAGGGAATATCGCTCGATGTATTAAGATGGGGGAAAATAAGATTAGTGGGTTGAAGACTCATGACTGTCATGTTTTGCTGCAACGTCTTCTTCCCGTGGTCATTAGACCGTATTTGCAGAGTGATGTGGTTGACACGTTAGTGGCTTTGTCAAATTTCTTTCAGAGGATATGCGCTAAAGAGCTTAAAAAGTCTGATGTTCGGTCATTGCAAGAAGACATTGTGTACATCATGTGCAAGCTGGAGATGATTTTTCCCCCCACTTTCTTTGACATCATGATCCACCTTCCCGAACAAGTGTTGCTTACTGGTCCGGTACAGTATACCTGGTGCTATCCAAATGAGAG CGCATATCTCAATGATGAAGACACAGTGGGGGAATCATCTGGAGTGGGTAGTAGCCGGCAATTCAATCTATCAGTTGTTTCCAACGATGTTGAACCGTACGGCAGGTTAAGTAATTCTGAAAGAATAAGTAATGATGAGATCAAAGAGGCTCATTGGTGTGTCCTTCAACATTGCGAAGAAGCCGAGCGATACTTCAAGTCCCATTTGGAAAGGCAGTATGGTAACGAAGTCATACACAAGAGAGATTTTCCTGATTACTTCCCTATTTGG ATGATGCAAATTCAACAGGAGTTTCCTGCTTCTTACGACCTGGAGTTGCACTTATTGGCTGGAGGACCCCCAAAGCCACAGA AACGAGATGAAGGCCATGTCACCCAAAACAATGGAGTCATGGTTGAGGGTCTGGGTTACAACTACTACGGGGTTCTTATCAGTGTCATCAAACTAATCTACGGCAACCGTATGCCAGTCGTGTTGTTCAAGTGCAAATGGTTCAATACTGACTCAACTAGACAGAGGAGTACAATTCTGGATCGTGGCATGTTATCAGTGGACTCAAACAGTGTATGGTATGAGAATGAGCAGTTTATTCTTGCCACCATGACGCAACAAGTGTTTTATCTTGATGATCCGGCTATGGGTGAGGGTTGGAAAGTGGTGCAGGTGATGTCACATAGGAATATTTGGAGTGTAGCTACACTGGGAGGGGAGGATGATGAGAGTGGGCCTAGTGAACCAATAACAACTGATCAACCGAATGAACCATATCAAGAGGATTCTCCACATGTAGTCCCTGATACTGAGGATATTCGTGTCAACAACTAA